A single region of the Syngnathus acus chromosome 6, fSynAcu1.2, whole genome shotgun sequence genome encodes:
- the LOC119124045 gene encoding protein ANTAGONIST OF LIKE HETEROCHROMATIN PROTEIN 1-like: MENIQSMVFFLLGMWLFITRRRQALFERRLQAARRNTAEKMRRVWELLEDHPFPRRRRRRQMMLQLLLKRRRRPSIWVVHRSNMWWDQIVPGFTRAEWVRHFRMSEATFLDICSKLRPAMEKRDTNFRVCVPLKKRVAVALWKLATNSEYRSIGYLFGVSKTTVCRCLREFCSAACALLLPCHIRFPDPEMLAGTAADIEARWGLPRCVGAIDGSHIPIIAPQEKHWDFINARGWHSIILQGVVDGKGLFWSACAGMAGGLRHARALRESLLWETAEQGCLEPGYYILGDSPYPLKTWLLKAFQQDSTLMPEQRAFNESVRCARTTVRTAFSRLKGRWRCLTKTNDRDIQVVKSMVLTCCALHNICERQGEEYRDRWDTPAVTTMQDANDEEEEEEEGGHVRDDVVRFLRDVTT; encoded by the exons ATGGAGAACATCCAGTCGATGGTGTTCTTTCTGCTTGGCATGTGGCTCTTTATCACGAGGAGAAGGCAAGCTTTGTTCGAGAGGAGATTGCAGGCTGCGCGGAGGAACACTGCGGAGAAAATGAGGAGAGTTTGGGAATTGTTGGAGGACCACCCCTTTCCGAGACGAAGACGACGACGCCAGATG ATGCTTCAATTGCTGCTCAAGCGCCGGCGCCGTCCGAGCATCTGGGTGGTGCACCGCTCCAACATGTGGTGGGACCAGATCGTCCCAGGCTTCACGCGCGCAGAGTGGGTGCGCCACTTCCGCATGTCCGAAGCGACCTTCCTGGACATCTGCTCCAAGCTGCGGCCGGCCATGGAGAAACGCGACACCAACTTCCGCGTGTGTGTGCCGCTCAAGAAGCGAGTGGCCGTCGCTCTGTGGAAGCTGGCCACCAACAGCGAGTACCGAAGTATTGGCTACCTTTTCGGCGTCAGCAAGACCACAGTGTGCCGCTGCCTGCGCGAGTTCTGCTCGGCTGCCTGCGCGCTGCTGCTGCCATGCCACATTCGCTTTCCCGACCCGGAGATGCTCGCCGGAACGGCGGCCGACATCGAGGCAAGGTGGGGGCTTCCCCGATGCGTCGGCGCCATCGACGGCTCCCACATCCCCATCATCGCGCCTCAGGAGAAGCACTGGGATTTCATCAACGCCAGGGGCTGGCATTCCATCATCCTGCAAGGCGTGGTGGATGGCAAGGGGCTCTTTTGGAGCGCGTGCGCCGGCATGGCAGGAGGTCTGCGCCACGCCCGAGCACTCAGGGAGTCTCTGTTGTGGGAAACAGCCGAGCAAGGGTGCTTGGAACCCGGCTACTACATCCTGGGAGACTCGCCTTATCCGTTAAAGACGTGGCTGTTGAAAGCATTCCAGCAGGACAGTACGCTGATGCCAGAGCAGCGCGCGTTCAACGAGAGCGTGCGCTGCGCCAGAACCACGGTGCGCACAGCATTTTCCAGACTCAAAGGTAGGTGGCGCTGTCTGACCAAGACGAATGACAGGGACATCCAGGTGGTCAAGTCCATGGTGTTGACCTGCTGCGCCCTGCATAATATATGCGAGAGACAAGGAGAGGAATACAGGGACCGTTGGGACACTCCCGCTGTGACGACAATGCAGGATGCGAAtgacgaagaggaggaggaagaggaaggtgGACATGTACGAGACGATGTGGTGAGATTTTTAAGAGATGTAACAACTTGA